DNA sequence from the Labrus bergylta chromosome 13, fLabBer1.1, whole genome shotgun sequence genome:
CATAGATCAGTAGATTATTTCCACAATGACAAGTGAATAATATTCACAAAGCATCAGTGTGAACTAGTTGTTCAGTAaatggctgaaaaaaaacaacactcatAAAGGCAAGTGGTCTGGCTAATGTCCCGTGTGCTTGGAGTCTTCTCCATCAGCTTACAACTTACAACTGATCTGCAAATGTTAACTGGAATAATTATCTGTTTGCTCACTGACACTTAAATACTCTGTTTACTACAATTTCACAGTTACTGTGTGCtgattttttctgcagctttggAGTACAGAGGACTTCAACTGTGTAATATGTTCACAAGTCTTAAATCAGCtagttcttaaaaaaacaaacataataattatataataaatCTCCTATTCAATAGATGTACTTTAAATCCTGGCAATATGACATGATAAGTATTTATGTCATGCAGCCATACACACCCCTTTTCTGCTGCAGGCTAAATGCAGCATCATAGCTGTCAGACCTGGTCATGCTCAGTGAACTTGGTTTCCTACACAAGagcaacattttcaaataaataaataaacatcaccTGTAGAGGTAGTTTAGCCAGACGGACAAAGTGTCACTATAACTCAAGGAGATCTGTGGATGTGTCAGATGAGCTTGTGTGCTGCTATCTTCTGGTTCACACAAATTACTTCAGATGTCAAACTTACTCAGACAGAATTTGCTTCTGCTGCAAACACTGACACCATTCTTACCCACACCAActaacacacagagcagcaccCACCTGTGGGCTCTGTTTCTTTATGCTTCCCTTCAGAGGCAGATTGTGAGAGACAACTAAACACACCATGTACCTGATAGGAAATCTTTACTTACTTTCTTCTACACATCCTGTTGTAAATACATCACAGGAAATAGTGACAACTATCCGTGGGGGACTTTGCCCAGGGGACTTCGTTAGTGTGACCCTCTTGTGTAAGCCTACCTAGCCGTTTGAAATCTCTGGGCTTTAGTGCAGAGGTTTTCAAAGAACAGCTACCTTGACATAGCCACAGGAAGCAAAGCCCCTAATGAACGGATGCTCTAGCTGCCGCcacaagacaaaaaagaaaaacaaacaaatcaaaagtagaaaatatatttaaaaaaacagatcatttattttattatctggAGCATTGCGAGTGTAGATCTTAACATTACCACTTTAAAGTTGTGCAACACATACTTAAATACAAGCACactgcgcgcacacacacacacacacagcaaatacCACGCTTACACCCTACACACAAATAAGCCCTAATTCTCCTCGTCAGCCAGCAGCAGACCTGGGCTAATGGACgtcacctctctcctctctgctgttaaGTAATATAGTAAATGCTGTGAGAGGCACTTAGAGCACTACCACATGGAGTGAGCCAGAAAATCTATTATAGACATAAAATGTGGTTTTCATCTAAGTGTTGCTGTCAATACAGCTATAACACATGATCAAAACACCACATAGGGccttcacacttgcagaaaactcctgaaaaacacctGACATTTTCTCGAGGGGCTGTACATTTTTCACTCCCAACTTtatccggagtttctcctgcacGCTCCCTTTGCTGCAGAAAGTCTAAGTGAGCTGATGTAagaacgcagcaggatgtaATCCGGAGAATTTACCTCGAGTGAGCGGGTGGGGGTTGTGATGTTTATATTCTGCACGGTGCATGGACTGTATGCACATGACTGTTACAATCTCCGTGCACATAATTgaacagctgcattatgttctcTGTTTGCCAGTATACTCTTCTTGTTGTTCTGTCAAACTACACGACGTAGCCTCAATATAAAGGCAAACTTTTATCATCAGAGAAACGTATAGCTGACTCTGGACTCTCCACCACTTCACCACCATTccttttacgtcatgtcttgcccCCGGAGACCCCCCTCCCACTTCTTTCGCTGTGAGGAGGAAAAtatgaacagccaggtcaggagaatttcaggagcagtgtgaaatgatctagatattttcaagAGTGCATAcgtgaaaacagcttaagacttgttgttgtttttggtccAAGGCTGGCTTGGATTATATCCAAAGAAAGGAAGAATTGATTCCTCCACAGCTTGCATGTCAACAGCCTGACACTGAAACTAAAAGCTGCAACATTTCATCTCAGTCACTTTGTTAATTTAAAtccattttgtttcaaaaaaaggaacaaaataagAGCAATGTCAAgataaacacagacagcagtGTCAAAAGCCACAAGCTGTATACTACTTCTTCATCTTCGGCCTATTTCTTGTTGTTAGACAGCAATATGTGCAACATTACACAGGCAATACTTCACGCTCCATTACCCATATGCATTATTAATTGACCTACATAGCATCCATACGTACAGTAGCTTGTTTGCAGTAACACACTACTGACATGTGCATTATGTTGATCATAAACTTTTTGCGTCCGTTTGTCGATGCCTTTGAAGACTTCCCCAAAAGAGCCTTTGCCTATTCTATCCAGCTTGGTAAAAAACTCCTCCGGGTCGGCTCTGAAGTTCTGAGTGACATGGAGAGACAAGAAAAATAGTGCACGTAAAGGAACTGATAACCACAGGTGATTCATGAGCTATATTTTgatgcacaaaaacataaaaggcaCAGGAGATAAAATGATTAACTATTCAAGCTGTCATTTCTCAACAAGTCCTCATACAAAGAGCATATTTACAAGTCTAGTCCCtatgtatgaaaaaaataaagtttaaaaagaagaagaaatagtgtATTTATGTAACACAATGTCTCCCTTGACTCCAAAATAATTATAAACCGCAAACACAAATTTCTTACTGTTTTCTATTTCCTGTCCATTGTTTTAGCTACACTTGCAGCAACTATTAAAAAAGAGGATAGCAGATAGTTGGCAAGTGCCCAGGCTACTTATAACGTAAGTAAGTATAAGTTTCTAGAAGTTAAACAGAGCCCAAGCTGACATTAGCATCACCATTCAGTGTGGGCCAAATAACTGGAAAAAACACTTGATAACTTATTGGGTTAAGTACAGACCATACTGATCAATAATGATTGGCTGGAGATatctcttctttgttttataCAGATAAACTGCTAAGGCTGGATGTGATCTGTCCTCTATTGCTGAATGATGCGTTCGCCTTTCCCAAAAGCTAAAGCCTATACTTTATTAACTTCTATGTCACTTAACTGAGGCAGAGCGTGGGAATTCATGACTACACAGCCACCTATATTGTTCTTTGGCCTGGCCTCAACATCTCCATGCAGACCAACTTAAGAACTTTTTCAAATCAATTTGACACCTAAATCGAGGGGCAGTGCAACCCAGACATACCTGAGGCTTAATGACCTCCTCCACAAACACAAGCCTTCAGGACAAACTGTATGACAGCTCCTTGGCTTATTGACTTCACTAAATGGCTTATTTCCCCGTGGAGCACCAGAGAGGGAATAATGGTCTTGAAGTTGGCCGGTTCAATTTCCTTTCATGCAGCACAATCATTAGCCTAAACTGTCTGAGTAGAGTCTGCAGTAACgtcttttcaaaaagttgaagaagaGTATTACACAACGAGCTTCAACTGAAAAAGAttgcatttttcaaaaagccttACATATGATTTTGACCTGATAATTCATAATGCAAAATCATCATCAACTAGATGAAACTTTGATATCAAAGATCCAAATCAAATAGGCCAAATGCTTAAATTACCTTGTAACCCAGCACTAAGAACATGGATGATGTGTTGACTCATAGAGCATATTGCTTTTGGTCCCCCAGAGAACTGTTTCCAGTAAAAGTGCTAATGCATGGTGGTCAAACCTTGTGGAGGGGGAGATGAGCAGCTTCACTTTGAAAAACTAGCAAAGAGGGGGCTGCTGGATTTGATAGCAAAGGGACTTAGCAACAAAGACAAATAGACAGAACGCGGTGCACAATAAAGCAGAGCAGAAACAACACGTCCAAAATACTATCACAACACTGGTGTGATCAGTCATCCAGGTGAAAATTATAATGTTGAGGCTGACCTCCGtaaaaacaaagggaaaaacaaCAAGGGCGCTGTTGCCACAGACTACACATGATGGGAATGTACTTGCCATATCCACAGTCAGCAGGTTTGCAGTGACAACTAAAGCTGCCTGAACCTCGCTCTAAAAGCATGTGTTTGATGCTCCCCCATCTGTACCACACAACTGTGTAGTCTAGTGTCATCCACGCACCACACCCTTGCGGTCAAAGGCTTACTGCCAAACTTCCATCTGCTCACACTCCTGTGCATATGAACCTGAGGGCTCCTTTTCTCatttaaacctgttttttaaGTAATGAGATTGTagaacttttttattattaatgttgAAAATATTGTTAGGCAGAAGTTGCAGTGCAAAGTGTAGggacttgtgtttttatttatcattttataagTCTTCAGTTTGTCTGTCAGTGCATATGATAATGATGAATTATTCATCCTAGAGAACCAGCTTGTGTGCAATCAATTGTATAGAGCAGTGATGTATGTCTGGGTTATGCCACATGTCTTACATGGACTGTAGTCGGATTTACCTCTACCAAATTCTTCAAGCAGGAGTTGGACAGGACTGCCAGCTAATGGGTGGTTgaactcaataaaaaaatagttaaacaaaaaataaaataagagctTAAATATACTaaattaaaaatctttaaaaatactaTATACTTaaataagttttaaaaaaagatgtaaatgcTGTGTGGTCAAAATTAAAGGTTGAAACTGTCAATCAATGAACCGATTCTTGTTTTGCATCTATTGTCTTGTGATAGTCGACGTAGAGGGCAAAAATGAACAACTGGATGTAATTTTCACTTCAGTtgcaataaacaacaaaaacattgctGCTTCAAGATCATGATTTTTTTCCGCAATATTTCCCAAGATTTCTTGGAATTTTAGTAGTAGTGTTGTTGTAGTGGTAGATTAGAATACTCAACATTAAAAGTTTGTGTTAGCTGCAGCCCTGGACAAAACCAATAGACATGATAACTGGAAGGCAAATGACATCCAGGGCTCATAAAATGACATATTACAGAATGGAGGAagtaaatacacagacacagaatGATATGTGATGTAGAGCATCAGTGTAGATAACTTAAAGTAATAGAGCTAGAGCATTTAGTCAAGTGATAAGTTAGTTGATCGCAGAATAATTGGGCAACTCATTGATGGTTTTTAGTAAGCATTTGAGCCAGAATGCCATTTAATAGCACTAGCTTCCAAAAAGAGAGCATTTTCTGATTTGCTTTTTTCATGCATTACACTCCACGTATTACGAAGTGATTCCCCTTCAGGTATTAACAaactacataaaaacataaaaaaaatacatatgaTATTAAGTGAACTTCTAATTTAGCACTGCTGCTCAAACTTACAAAAGTGAACATTGACAAAATATCAGCTAGGATACATCGTATGGCCTACAATGATTGAGGGAAATATTAAACAAGGAATAATCTCAGACATCAGTATTAAGAGTACATCTATAGTTTAACAGCCTTTCAGTCAATTTGTAGACAACTAGAAGACAAACAAAACGACTGCCATCACAAAGTGTCATAACGGTTGCTGGACTTTGACAGGTATGTCCATGTATCAGTGTAAAGCCACCTGATAGTGTTAGAGGTGATAATGATGAAGTGTTCCTGTAGATAAAAGTTATTTACAGCCATCGAGTTAAACTTCAGAGCTGGAGATAAGAGGAGACTTTAAGGAAAATGTCAGGAGTCTCTGAGCCAAATGGACTCACACCTGAATGTTTGAAAACcatataaaacatgttattttacCTGAAGCCCTGTCAGTCCACTCTGAAGAGGGGAATGAGCCATGGCGTCAGATCAGCAAAGATGACGCCTTTCCTCgtcttttctttcttgtatCCTTATAATATGTAGAAGGTTACTTTCCAGACAAACCCCTGGTTTGGACGACCTGGTCCGTGCTGCAAACTCTGCGATGGTGTTGTATTTATTAAAGGTAGCGGTCTACTGACTTTAAAAAATGCTCTTGACTTGACGGCTTGTACTTCGAGCTTCTCCCCTCTCGCCTTCCGCAGTTAGCGAACGTTAGCTTGTTGCTACTTTAGCAGCTAGTTAGCAAACAGTTAGCTGAATACTTGTTTCTTTGTAGACCGGTGCGGTCTCTCGGTATGTGATTGACAGTTTCCCGGAGATTAAATAGTGGTCTGCTTAGAAAAAGACGCACAGGGTACATAAATGTACACGGTTCTGCAGTTGTATCGCTTGTTGTTCTATTCTCTCATCACTTTTCTCTGTCGCCCATCGCCATCTTGGtaaatgtcattttcatttccaGGGTGACCAATCAGAGTGAGTAAGAGCAGACGTTGCATGTGTCGTCATACGTAAACCAAAAGCGTCAAAGAGAAGTTCAAACCTATGGTTCAAACAGGTGCCAGTTTTAACAAAAATGTAACTATCAGTATTTACTgatcacaaaatgttttcaccTTTGTGTGATAAACTATTCAGAGAAAGAGCCATAGAAGTAATTAAAGGTAACTGGTAGAAAGTTCAAGCAAATAAATACGGCAAACTTTTGCAATATACAAGATTTCAGATCCGTAATATGGCAATTAAAAGGAACTACCTAAAGAAAAGAAGGATTACACAAGATACAATCCTTAAGGATACTATCTTAATTTATGAAAATAATGACCCCTCTCCAAATGATATCAGTAAGTTATCTGAATCTGAACTGGACAATCAATATTTTGGCACATGGTGCCTTTATTTGCTGTAGACGGAACTGAATGGAACACGGTGAGAAGAATactagaaaaacaaaatgccaGTATTAATAATATGCCTAAAACCAAGATTgattaagatttaaaatgtacttttattgaccccgcaaggggaaattctgtttttacactctgtaagtcatgcaacacacacataggctgaaatatacacacatgcacaaacaggatcctatggacatgcattaatttcaattcaatttcaattcaattttatttgtatagcgtcaactcataacaagtgttatctcaagacactttacaaaaatcaggtaaaaataccttactctttgttatgttacaaaaagcaggtaaaagaccttacaaATACTAATAcgatgtcagagtgagagagctgcccacagcaggcgctcctgagctggtggtggggagggggtttggtgccttgctcaagggcacctcggcagtactcaggaggtgatctggcacctctccagctaccagaccaactttcatatttggtccgcaccgggacttgagccggcaacaacaactaaacaattTCTAATTTAGTGTAAGAATATTATAAAACATTCTATTCTAAACCAAATAACAGTCGTACCTTATCTAGTTTAATTCCTTCCATACAAAATAAAGCGTGAAATATTAGTATTACTGAAAGATAAATGTGTGATCAGCCCTTGTCCCTTGATGGATTagcaaaaatatgaatacatttaaagacaatAAATCACCATGTAATAacggttttaaaaaaaaaaagcaacagcagGTAAACATCCACCATCTATGTGCCAAGGTttaattaacctttttttttcgaTTACCACTTGGTAATTTGGAGGCCTATAACTTTAATTAATAAGGAGgctaaatgatgatgatgatgctgtgtCCTAACATAACTTCATGAAGGTATGTTaggacacaatgatgacaatgATATCAGTCTGGGATAATACAAGACATAGTCCTATCAGTAATAATATCAGATTAATCTTTGACTCATTGTAAGGAGTATGCCTACAgacaaaagttacatttttagtcGTAGACATGTTTAAAGCATTTTATACAGTAAAACACTATCTTTTATtggttttaaacttttttggcTTTGGTCTATATACTTTAAAGCGATACAAACTTTATATACTGACGGTAATAGCCTGACTGTAAACTGCCATGGGGAACCACTCGCATATAAAACAGGGAGATCCAGCGGCTCAATTTTCGTTTTTCTTAGTTCTGCAGACACTGGCCTTACTGACTCATTTCAAGGTTTTACAATAttaggaaaataaatcaattacTGTCAACTTGCTGAAGACACTGCAAGTTCAGATCACtgcaacttgaggttaagtgtctttccaaGTAcgagacatgtggctgcaggagctggggatcaaatccCAGACCTTCCATCAGTCTATAGTTACTGTGACGTTCTGATGTCTACTATTTGGCCTATTTGTTGGTGTTCTGTTGGGTTGTTAGACTGTGTCATTCTGATGTGATGTTAGCCTATACCTCATCCTTATGGTAGGCCAAAGGGCTGACAACGTCTAGTACGACGTAAGTGTcaacaaatcacatttttatgtcTTAAGAGGCTATGTTaagatagaaaatatattatgttTGTTAGAAGCTGTTCTGTATCACTTGGTTTTCACTTCTTCTCCTTCTATTCATTGTTTGTCCTACACCCACCAATATCTACAccaaaaaatatgtaaataaataataaataataaaataaaaataatcttcTTAAGACATTCAACACCACTTAACACTAAACACCGCCTCCTGTTTGAGCCAGGCTATGATCTGCACTTGATCCTGGAACAACCCCACTATGTCTCTGGTCATGAGGGGTGTTGCGTCCTGGAGGAATATTTTCTCAAATGCTTGAGCATTTGCAATAATTTCATCAAGCACACCAAGTGCACTCAGTCCTTCTTTGAATCTGATACAAGGAGAAAATAACACAATGTGAACCAAAAGTGTTACTCATACTGTCATTGTATACATTAATGTCCTCCtaatggaaaaaatatatataaagctATAGATAGTAGCATTGAACAATGCACATTCAATTTTCAGTACTGATTTGAATAAGTAATTGGGGTACGCAAAAGCATTTTGTCAAAGCATTTCTTCATTCATGTTATGGATAGATAGTGTGACAGGTTTCCTTGCTTGTCAGAAGCTATTGACTGCTCTCCTCACCTGATGGCTGTTGACAATCAGCTGGGCTGGGGAGGTGGAATGCTTCTTTTCTCAGTTGGTTGGGTATCCAGAGAGTCAACACCATCAGTTGGCTTTCTGTGAGGGGCTTGAAACTTGCGTATGCCATTTGCCATTCAAAGtctgtgatctataaaaacaaacctgacggtGAAATGTTTGCACCACTAAACAAACTTTTTCTTATGTTTGTGACCCTCATGCTGCAGCAGACTACCGATAGGCCTATGTGCTTTCTAACCTTCACTTCAGAGTctgagtttattttctttgtcctCATGGtatgacttttaaaaacttGCCTTTTCCAAGTGTGGTGATACCCCCCCTAGATAACATCCTTGGTAATAATTCCATATATTAAAAGTTTCATGTTATTCAGAAAACAGCattccatatatatatataaaatgtatgctGTTCTGGTTCGTGGTTACATCCTGTCGTCTTGACACCGGGGACAATTGTaacatgtttattcattcattaatgAAAGAAGTCGGCATGAAGATGACAGACTACAATAAACTGAGAGGGTAAAAGAATAACATCACAGTCAAAGGACATATAATGATGACAAAGTAAGACATAAACATTTagtaataaacatttatttaaaaaacacaattcatttttgGCTGTGAGTGTAGAGTTAATACTTCAGTAGCAGGCAGTgcaattacattaaaaaaaatcacatttgcaTAAATTACATACTATTTAAAAACTATTACTAACATCCATATGGCTAATACTGTAAAGATGTGTTCAACTGCACATAAGAGGACCTAGTGTTTCCCGCTAGTGATAGTCATTTGGGCATTACAATATAAaatctttaacacacacacacacacacacacacacacacacacacacacacacacacacacacacacacacacacacacacacttcacaagGTCACTGTAGGGAACATTAGATATACATTCATTTCCTGGATCCAAAATTGTACGACTTGACTTAACCTATCTCCTACTTTATACAAACCACATCATAAACATCGGACCCAAAAAGTATCTACTTTGTGTCCCCAAAAGCCCAGcaccacacaaacaaataaactacCTAATTTCGATGTTAAACATATTTGCATTATTGATATCTAGCCTGCTTTTTAGACTGTTTACATTCTTGTCCGTACATCTTTTTCATCTCTGTCTTGACTTTTTGTCCAGTCTTTCTTGTTCATCTCAAACTCTAActcctcttttttgttttttaagtccttttcatcttcatcatccttTTTCTTGAACTGGGCTTCAATTTCCATCGGGTCGATGTAGGTGTAGAAGTACGCCATGAAGGAGAAGATGacacacacagccagcaggagACAGGCAAAGAGGAGGTACTCTGCCCACTGTGAAAGAGGGACAAACATGGATCAATCAATCATGTCTAACATGTCCACTAAAGAGACATTTCATCTCTTATAGTTTTAAAGACAGGTTGTTGTGATAatacttttttccttttacctGTTTGGGAATCTTTGCAAGCTCAGCCACAATCAGAACAATGAAGTTGCCAATAGCAACAGTAAACAACCAGCCTGCTTGCAGCACAGCCTTCATGTTACTTGGTGCcttgaagacacaaaaaaaaaccatgttAAGCAAAAACAATAATTGACAGAAGTTTGGGGACGTGCATTTTCTTACAATGTCCTACAGCTTGTTCTTTGACGGTGCACGGCAATATAAGTTGTGGAAATGTGTGCTCTTAATAATGGTACCTGGGAGTAAGAGAACTCTAGACCAGTAACAGAAAACATCACTTCCCCAGCAGTGATGAAGAAGTACTGCGGGATCTGGAGAGCCATGTGAACTGAGTTGGGTTTGATGTCTTCTGCTGCAGTAATAGATTGATGGCACTAACACAAAAGAATACAAATAATCAGAATAGTTCAGTTCAGTACAATGTTTCTCAGCCAGTGTGACTCAAAAGAAGGCACAATATATGGATGGGTTAGTATACATTATTGTGTTACCCACTCATGAAGTTATAACACTTTCATAACTTGCAAATAatgtagtttcttttttttttaagctttaactTTCCCTAAAAGAGCTGGACACTTTAGATCTAAAATTTAGGAACACAATATGGgttgactaaataaaaaaaccaGAAGAGCTCATGTATTTTTGATAAAGAACAGAATGTTACATGACAATATTGCACAGTTATGTATTTTATCTTATGTTTTTGGAAAACGCAGCAATTcttgttgtcttgatttgttgATATTATGAAAAATATGAATCCTTGAATGCAGCCTTTTCCTTCATCAATATTACAATTGTTACACTGAGATGACATTTAATTGATATCAGTAAGTTAACCACGTTGTCTGTCATATTTGGATGTCATATTGGAGAACATTCACTTTTGCACAATGAAAGATCTTTTGTTTGACTTACACTCTCTCCAAAGACCAGCGTGCTGGGGATAAAAAAGGTGTATGAACTCCCAAATCCAAAGTCTCTGCTGAAGTCACATGCCTGTGAACCACTCTGTATGGTAAATACTGTCCTAGTGATTAGAAGCGACAATTAGCTGAATAAAGTGATTTGAATAATGGATAAAGTCATATTTACAGTGCAAAAAACTCGAATGAGGCTGGAAGACAACAAAATGCTTACTTTCCGTTTTTAAACAGGGAGTAGTTGGAATAAGACAATGAGCTTATCAGTCCGAAGTTGGCTGCAGGAGTTGAtatgttcactgtttttttcattccatTTACAAATCTGACATGGACAAAAAAGTAATGGTCAGACAATTGAAACATGTAttctttcatttcaacatttactcTGCAGATAGAGTACAGGACTTCAGAGACTCACAAATCATTGACTATTAAAATAGATGTGTCAAATTTTTATGGGATCAGTTAGCCTACTAGTTATTTTTATTCAGCGTACAAACATTAGTAGTTTGACTTACCGGATTGCATTGTTGCCTTCTTGAGGCTTGGAAGTTAAATCTTGAGTCTGAGGAGTTGACACATTGAACGTTGATCaatgaaacttttaaaataacttttgtaGTCTTTATTTcatgactttgtttttcttactcaCCAACAGCCATTGTTCATTAAGATTTGAAGGAATGAGAAGTGTTTGACGCTTTTCTTTGGCCAAGGTAATAAGTTTTGTCACCGGAGGGTTGCCGATTGAAACATTGATTGTTTCTTCGTTAAATGTGAGGAATTCATTGCTCGCCTGCAAATCAAGAAAACTTTTAAATCTGTGTAAAAAAAGTGTCAACATTAACAGTGCTGTTGGGACTGTATGCAAATAATTGTCAGATTATTTTAGCATTTATTGTTTTGCATGAGAACAAACCTTAGCGGCAGGAAGTTCAAAGGCGTCGTTGCCAGGCAGATTAATTTGGACTTGATTACTGCCCATGTTCAGTAACTTCATCTGACTCTGGGAGGCCGATGGGAAGGTGGGCAGCGTGGTCTGTAAATGAGTACAAAACACAAATGAGCAACAGTACTGATATGTATTCCACAAATGTTATAAGGAAATTATTACAATAACTGTTTTCTACTCACATCAATTTGAATCTGAACCAAAGCAGCGCAGACAAAAGCGATGGCTGCCAGCAGCATCCCAACTGTCATTCTCCTCAGAGGTCTGTTCAAATTCACATCAAGTTCTGTTACTACTTTGTTCAAGAAATGAGAGAATTAAAGACAACACATCTTTCCATTTATACAGGAAAACAGTTTTAATGGGTCAAATAAATTCAGCCAATCATGATCATTATGGAGTTTGAAGTTACCCTTCTTTTATGATGAGAATTGAAAGTTTGAACTTTTTCTCtgcaaaaaaactttattttgtaacattttagCCTTTGCACCTGAACTGCTATTTG
Encoded proteins:
- the slc15a1a gene encoding solute carrier family 15 member 1 yields the protein MTDNEDPRKGKKNKGTSKEVCGYPLSIFFIVVNEFCERFSYYGMRAVLVLYFKYFLRWDDDLATSIYHTFVAFCYLTPILGAIVADSWLGKFKTIIYLSIVYAIGQVAMAVSAIHDITDTDRDGTPDNMTFHVVMSMVGLFLIALGTGGIKPCVAAFGGDQFGDHQERQRRTFFSVFYLCINGGSLLSTIITPILRAQECGIYSQQKCYSLAFGVPAALMLVALVVFIVGSGMYYKAEPQGNIMLDVCKCIWFAIKNRNRHRRKQYSKKEHWMDWAEEKYDKLLIAQIKMVLKVLFLYIPLPMFWTLFDQKGSRWTLQATNMDGNFGALIIQPDQMQTVNPILILTLVPIMDNLIYPLIQKCGLNFTPLRRMTVGMLLAAIAFVCAALVQIQIDTTLPTFPSASQSQMKLLNMGSNQVQINLPGNDAFELPAAKASNEFLTFNEETINVSIGNPPVTKLITLAKEKRQTLLIPSNLNEQWLLTQDLTSKPQEGNNAIRFVNGMKKTVNISTPAANFGLISSLSYSNYSLFKNGKTVFTIQSGSQACDFSRDFGFGSSYTFFIPSTLVFGESCHQSITAAEDIKPNSVHMALQIPQYFFITAGEVMFSVTGLEFSYSQAPSNMKAVLQAGWLFTVAIGNFIVLIVAELAKIPKQWAEYLLFACLLLAVCVIFSFMAYFYTYIDPMEIEAQFKKKDDEDEKDLKNKKEELEFEMNKKDWTKSQDRDEKDVRTRM